Proteins found in one Pontibacter sp. SGAir0037 genomic segment:
- a CDS encoding YaiO family outer membrane beta-barrel protein, with protein MTKTSAGLDFRRQYFSNSHSTQAGKLLLFRKAKQVLFVLCFCIFSATSTYGQTTTPEEKFEQARDLAFNQKNYDAAIRLCLEALEQNPDNADIQVFLGRVYYWNGQPEASLQVLQQAMASKPDYEDAAVAIADISYYQENFTASLSYSEQGLQYHPASRPLMQRKIKALAALTRFQEAYVLTDSLLAIDPSNNQLRSLAEQLRDYSSKSRIGLSYDYTYFDRQFANDWHMISIDYTRQTRAGSVAGRLNYANRYAQSGVQVEAEAYPRISQTFYTYANLGYSPDYPVFPKVRAGFSLFANLPRAFEAEAGFRYLHFENDTWTYTASVGKYYHKFWFNARTYLTPRQNQLSHSYAFTTRYYLKGADDFLSFSIGQGITPDDRSQAVQLNTVYNLQTFRVGAAYHFTIHRLNVVTLSGRYENVEFLPETNGNQVYLAIGYQRRF; from the coding sequence TTTGTATCTTCTCTGCCACCAGCACCTACGGACAGACAACTACCCCGGAAGAGAAGTTTGAGCAGGCGCGTGATTTAGCTTTCAATCAAAAAAATTACGATGCTGCCATTCGGCTTTGCCTCGAAGCCCTGGAGCAGAACCCGGATAATGCCGACATACAAGTGTTTTTAGGCAGAGTGTATTACTGGAACGGCCAGCCTGAGGCATCGCTTCAGGTGCTGCAGCAGGCAATGGCCAGCAAACCCGATTACGAGGATGCCGCTGTAGCTATCGCGGATATTTCGTATTACCAGGAAAACTTTACAGCCTCCCTCTCCTACAGCGAACAGGGGCTGCAGTACCACCCGGCTTCCAGGCCGTTGATGCAGCGTAAAATCAAAGCCCTGGCTGCTCTTACGCGTTTTCAGGAAGCCTATGTGCTAACAGACAGCTTACTGGCCATTGATCCTTCCAACAACCAGCTGCGCTCGCTGGCAGAACAGCTCCGGGACTATAGCTCCAAAAGCAGGATAGGCCTTTCTTACGACTATACTTATTTCGACAGGCAGTTTGCCAACGACTGGCACATGATCAGCATCGATTATACCAGGCAGACCCGTGCAGGCTCTGTCGCAGGCAGGTTAAATTATGCCAACCGCTATGCACAAAGCGGTGTTCAGGTAGAGGCCGAAGCTTACCCCCGCATCTCCCAAACTTTTTATACCTATGCTAACCTGGGCTACTCACCAGATTACCCGGTATTCCCGAAGGTGAGAGCAGGTTTTTCGCTTTTTGCCAACCTGCCCAGGGCCTTCGAAGCAGAGGCCGGCTTCCGCTATCTTCACTTCGAAAACGATACCTGGACCTATACCGCATCGGTGGGTAAATACTACCACAAGTTCTGGTTTAATGCCCGCACCTACTTAACGCCCAGGCAGAATCAGCTATCTCATTCATACGCTTTTACTACACGCTACTACCTGAAGGGGGCTGATGACTTCCTCTCCTTTTCCATCGGCCAAGGCATAACGCCCGACGACAGAAGCCAGGCAGTTCAGTTAAATACGGTTTATAATTTGCAGACATTCCGGGTTGGAGCCGCCTATCATTTTACCATACATAGGCTGAATGTAGTGACGCTCAGTGGCCGTTACGAAAACGTGGAGTTCCTGCCCGAAACCAATGGCAACCAGGTTTACCTGGCCATAGGATATCAGCGGAGGTTTTAG